From one Phocaeicola salanitronis DSM 18170 genomic stretch:
- the guaA gene encoding glutamine-hydrolyzing GMP synthase, with protein MQEKIIILDFGSQTTQLIGRRVRELNMYCEIVPYNKFPFGDPSVIGVILSGSPFSVYDEKAFKIDLSDIRGKYPILGICYGAQFMAYTNGGKVEPANTREYGRAHLAKFDHDNPLLKDVRENSQVWMSHGDTITSLPENFKIIASTDKVAVAAYQAEGEKLWGVQFHPEVFHTEDGTQILKNFVVNICGGKQDWSAASFIETTVAHLKEQLGNDKVVLGLSGGVDSSVAAVLLNKAIGKNLTCIFVDHGMLRKNEFRNVLHDYECLGLNVIGVDASEKFFTELAGVTEPERKRKIIGKGFIDVFDEEAHKINDVKWLAQGTIYPDCIESLSITGTVIKSHHNVGGLPEKMNLKLCEPLRLLFKDEVRRVGRELGMPEHLITRHPFPGPGLAVRILGDITREKVRILQDADDIFIQGLRDWDLYNKVWQAGVILLPVQSVGVMGDERTYERAVALRAVTSTDAMTADWAHLPYEFLAKVSNDIINKVKGVNRVCYDISSKPPATIEWE; from the coding sequence ATGCAGGAAAAGATTATTATTCTCGATTTCGGCTCGCAAACCACGCAGCTCATCGGACGCCGCGTGCGCGAACTGAACATGTATTGCGAGATTGTTCCCTACAACAAGTTCCCTTTCGGCGACCCTTCGGTCATCGGTGTAATCCTGTCGGGAAGCCCTTTCTCGGTATACGATGAAAAAGCATTCAAAATCGACTTGAGCGACATCCGTGGCAAATACCCCATCTTGGGCATCTGCTATGGCGCACAATTTATGGCATACACCAACGGAGGCAAGGTAGAACCTGCCAATACCCGTGAATACGGACGGGCACATCTGGCTAAGTTCGACCACGATAACCCGTTGCTGAAAGATGTCCGTGAAAACTCGCAAGTATGGATGAGCCATGGAGACACCATTACGTCTCTGCCCGAAAACTTCAAGATTATCGCCTCTACCGACAAAGTAGCAGTTGCCGCTTATCAGGCAGAAGGAGAAAAGTTATGGGGCGTACAGTTCCACCCAGAAGTGTTCCACACCGAAGATGGTACGCAAATTTTGAAGAACTTCGTAGTAAACATCTGCGGAGGCAAACAGGACTGGAGCGCGGCTTCGTTCATCGAAACCACCGTAGCACACTTGAAAGAACAATTGGGAAATGACAAAGTGGTGTTAGGATTGAGTGGAGGAGTCGATTCATCGGTAGCCGCCGTATTGCTCAACAAAGCCATCGGAAAGAACCTGACATGTATCTTCGTCGACCATGGCATGCTGCGCAAGAACGAATTCCGCAACGTACTCCACGATTATGAATGCCTCGGGCTGAACGTAATCGGCGTAGACGCCAGCGAGAAGTTCTTCACCGAACTGGCTGGAGTAACCGAACCAGAGCGCAAACGCAAAATCATCGGCAAAGGCTTTATCGATGTATTCGATGAAGAAGCACACAAAATCAACGATGTGAAATGGCTGGCACAAGGTACTATCTACCCCGATTGCATCGAATCTCTGTCTATCACAGGCACGGTCATCAAGAGCCATCACAATGTAGGCGGTCTGCCCGAAAAGATGAACCTGAAACTCTGCGAACCACTCCGCCTCTTGTTCAAGGACGAAGTGCGCCGCGTCGGACGTGAGCTGGGCATGCCAGAACATCTCATCACCCGCCATCCTTTCCCCGGACCGGGACTTGCCGTACGTATCTTAGGCGACATCACCCGCGAGAAAGTACGCATCCTTCAAGATGCCGATGACATTTTCATCCAAGGCTTGCGCGATTGGGACTTATATAATAAGGTATGGCAGGCAGGCGTTATTCTCCTCCCTGTTCAGAGCGTAGGTGTGATGGGCGACGAGCGGACTTACGAACGTGCCGTTGCCCTGCGCGCCGTAACCAGCACCGATGCCATGACGGCAGACTGGGCACACCTCCCCTACGAATTTTTGGCAAAAGTTTCAAACGACATCATAAATAAGGTAAAAGGCGTAAACCGCGTTTGTTACGATATCTCGTCAAAACCACCTGCAACAATTGAATGGGAGTAA